From Bradyrhizobium erythrophlei:
CGAGCTCAAGCCGGTGAAGAAGCCAGTGGTGCCGGTGAAGCCCGCGCCGAAAGTGGTGAAGAAGTAGGGGCGAATAGCGAGTAGCGAGTAGAGAGCTGGACCGCACAAGCGGAGTCTTCTTCCCTATTCGCCATTCGCTACTCACCATTCGCCAATCGATAGCGTCCACCAATCACCGGATCGCCGTCGGTCGCAACGATACCGCGCGCGACCAGATCCTCCAGGTGCGCCAGCACGGAATAGCCCGCCGCATTCGTCAGCCGCGGGTCGATGCCGATATAGACCGCACGCACGATGGTGGGAATGTCCGCCTCCCCCTTGGCGAGGCGATGCAGGATCGAGGCTTCGCGGGCCTGGCGATGCCGGATCAGGAACCGCACATAGCGCGGGCCTTGCGGGATTTCGGGCCCGTGGCCCGAGAAGTACAGATCCTCCTCGCGGCTCGCGAGCCGGTCGAGCGAGGCCATGTAGTCGACCATCGATCCGTCCGGCGGCGCCACGATCGAGGTCGACCAGCCCATCACGTGATCGCCCACGAAGGATAGTTTGCGGTCCGGCCAGGCGAACGCCAGATGGTTGGCGGTGTGGCCCGGCGTCGCCACCGCCTCCAGCGCCCAGCCGGCGCCCTCGATGAGTTCGCCGTCTCTCACCTCTACGTCCGGCCTGAAATCGCGGTCGGCGCCGGATTCGGGGCTGTGCTTCTCGCTCTCGAAGCGCGGCCGCGAGGCCCGATGCGGCCCCTCGGCATAAACGGTGGCGCCGGTCGCCGCCTTGATCCGCGCGGTGTTCGGCGAGTGGTCGCGGTGGGTGTGGGTGACCAGGATATGCGTCACGGTCTCGTTGCGCACGGCATCGAGCAGCGCGGCGGCATGCTCCTCATTGTCGGGACCGGGGTCGACGATCGCCACCTTGCCCTGGCCTATGATGTAACTCACGGTGCCGGTGAAGGTGAACGGGCTCGGGTTGTCGCAGAGAACACGCCGCACGCCAGGACGCACTTGCTCGGCCACCCCCGGCTTAAGCGGAAAGTCGCGGTTGAACGGGACGTCGTCGTTGTCGGCCATGGGCTTCCTATCTGCCGTTACTGACACCACCCGTGACACAACCACGGTCGTCATACCCCGCGAAAGCGGGGTAACCAGTAATCGCCGAAAGATGAGACGAGAAGCCGCGGCGTACTGGATCGTCCGCTTTCGCGGACGATGACGCCAGAATGTGGGGCCGCGCCCGGGGGTCTCATCAGCAGTTTTACGAAAACGCCTGAATGCCGGTGATGGCGCGGCCGAGGATCAAGGCGTGGACGTCGTGGGTGCCTTCATAGGTGTTCACGGTTTCCAAATTCGCGGTGTGGCGCATCACGTGATATTCGATCTGGATGCCGTTGCCGCCGTGCATGTCGCGGGACACGCGCGCGATGTCGAGCGCCTTGCCGCAATTGTTGCGCTTGACGATGGAGATCATCTCCGGCGCCATCTTGCCCTCGTCCATCAGCCGGCCGACGCGCAGGCTCGCCTGCAGGCCGAGCGCGATCTCGGTCTGCATGTCCGCGAGCTTCTTCTGCACCAGCTGCGTCGCCGCCAGCGGCCGGTTGAACTGCTTGCGGTCGAGCGTGTATTGCCGCGCGCGGTGCATGCAGTCTTCCGCGGCCCCCATCACGCCCCAGGAAATGCCGTAGCGGGCGCGGTTCAGGCAGCCGAACGGCCCCTTCAGCCCGGACACGTTGGGCAGCAGCGCGCTTTCCGGCACCTCGACGCCTTCCATCACGATCTCGCCGGTCACGGAGGCGCGAAGCGAGAGCTTGCCGCCGATCTTGGGTGCTGAAAGGCCTTTCATGCCCTTCTCGAGAATGAAGCCGCGGATCTGGTTGTTGTGCTCGGCCGATTTCGCCCAGACCACGAACACGTCGGCGATCGGGGCGTTGGAAATCCACATCTTGCTGCCGGTCAGCCGGTAACCGTCGGAGGTCTTCTCGGCGCGGGTCTTCATGCCGCCGGGATCGGAGCCTGCATCCGGCTCGGTCAGGCCGAAGCAGCCGACCCACTCGCCGGTGGCGAGCTTGGGCAGGTATTTCTTGCGCTGGTTCTCGTCGCCATAGGCGTAGATCGGGTGCATGACCAGCGACGATTGCACCGAATTCATCGAACGATAGCCGGAATCGACGCGCTCGATCTCGCGCGCCACCAGGCCATAGGCCACGTAGCTGGCGTTGGCGCAGCCATATTCCTCCGGCAGCGTAATACCGATCAGGCCGAGTTCGCCCATCTCGTTGAAAATCTCGCGGTCGGTCTTCTCCTCGAGATAGGCCTTGGTGATGCGCGGCGCGAGCTTGTCCTGCGCATAAGCGCGCGCGGTGTCGCGGATCATGCGTTCGTCTTCGGTGAGCTGCTCGTCGAGCATGAACGGATCATCCCACTGGAAATTCACCGCTGACGGCTTGTCCTTGGTCTGAGGGCGCACGCTCATGAAAATTCCTTTCGCATCGATGCTTTATTTTAAAGCGATACGGGTGGAAGCGCAAATGGATTGGTTCCGTCATTCCGGGGGACTGGATCCACCTCTGCCGTCATGCTCCGCGAAAGCGGGGCATCCAGTATTCCGCGACACTTATGAGAATCGAGATGCGGGCGCTTACTGGATCACCCGCCTTCGCAGGTGACGACAGCGGAATCGTGCAGAACGCGCGCCCTGGAATGACGAGAACGCTAGCCTTCAAGCTGTTCGCTGGAGACGATCTCGATGCCGAAGCCGGACAATCCCTTGTAGTCGTGCACCGACGTCGTCAGGTTCCGGATCGAGGAGACGCCGAGATCGCGCAGGATCTGCGCGCCGACGCCGACTTCGCGCCATTGCCGGTTGCGGTCGGCCTCCGCGGATTTCTCCTCCGGGAGCGGATTGACGGGAACGCCGGCGGCGCCGTCGCGCAGGTAGATCAGTACGCCGCGACCCTCCTTCTTGAAATGCTCGAGCACCGCCTGCATGCGCTTCGGCCCGGTAAAGAGTTCCTTGACGATATTCGGCTTGTGGAAGCGCGTCAGCACGTTCCTGCCGTCGCCGATCCCGTTATAGACGAACGCCACATGCGCGATGGAATCGAACGGCGAGCGGTAGGCATAGCCCTGCAGCGGACCGATCGGGCTGTCGGTGGTGAAGGTCGAGACCCGCTCGATCAGTTTCTCGCGCGCCTGGCGGTAGGCGATCATGTCGGCGATGGTGACGTGCTTGAGCTTGTGATGGGCTGCGAAACGGGCCACCTGCTCGCCCTTCATGACGGTGCCGTCGTCGTTCATCAACTCGCTGATGACGCCGACCGGCGGCAGGCCCGAGAGCTTGCAGAGATCGACCGCGGCCTCGGTGTGGCCCGAGCGCAGCAGCACGCCGCCGTCGCGCGCGATCAGCGGAAACACGTGGCCGGGCCGCGCAAAATCGCTGGCGCCGACGTTCGGATTGGACAGCGCCCGGCAGCAGGATGCGCGTTCGTCGGCCGAGATCCCGGTGCCGCCGTCCGACTTGTAGTCGATCGACACCGTAAAGGCGGTGGTATGGCTGGATTCATTGTGCGCCACCATCGGGTCGAGCCGCAGCCGGCGCGCGTCCTCGCCGGTGATTGGCGCGCAGACGATGCCCGAGGTGTGGCGGATGATGAAGGCCATCTTTTCCGCGGTGCACAGCGACGCCGCGACAATCAGATCGCCCTCGCCCTCGCGGTCTTCGTCGTCGGTGACGACGACCAGTTCGCCCTGGGCAAAGGCGTGCAGAACTTCCTGGATCGGGTCGGCCATTCTTTGAGATCTCGCTTTGTGGCAGGGAGCATTAGCCGGACTCGTGCGCCCGCGCCAGCTTCATTACGCAGGGCAGAACGGCTTTGGCGGCGCAGCGAGACAAGGGCCGCGGACTTGTCTAGGATCGAACCCAACCAAGAACAAGGGAGACGCCGGCCATGACCTCAGCAACGTTCGACTTCGCACCCCTGCTGCCCGCGGGGTTGCCCGCGCCGGCAGCGAAGTGGACGGGTCTTGCGAAATACAGTTTTGTCGGCGGCAACAACGATCCGGACCAGGTTCCGGTCGAGGGCCTGATCGAGGCCGTCAACGCCGTGCTGCGGCGCGAGGGCAAGACGCTCGCCACCTACGGGCTGGCCAGCGGCCCGCAGGGCTATCGTCCCTTGCGGGAATTCCTCACCGGCAAATTGAAGCACGACGCCGGCATTGACTGCGCCGCCGACGACATCCTGATCGTCTCCGGCTCGCTGCAGGCGCTCGACCTCGTCAATGCGACGCTGCTGGCCCGCGGCGATACCGTAATCATCGAGCGCGACACCTATCAGGGCGCGCTGAACCGGCTGACAAGGCTGGGCGTCAGTGCGGTCGGCATTCCCCTCGATCAGGACGGCATGCGGATGGACGCGCTGGCCGAGACGCTGTCCGACCTGACGCGGCGCGGCATCATCCCGAAATACATTTACACCATCCCGACCGTGCAAAACCCGACCGGCACCATCATGCCCAAGGCGCGCCGCACCGAGCTGCTAAAACTCTCGCAGCAATATGGCGTGCCGATCTTCGAGGACGATTGCTACGCCGATCTGATCTGGGACGGAAAACGCCCGCCGGCGCTCTACGCCATGAGTACGACGGGCGGCGTCATCCATATCGGCTCATTCTCAAAATCGATCGCGCCGGCCCTGCGGGTCGGATACATCGTCGCGCCCTGGGCGATGCTGTCGCGGATACTGGCAATGAAGACCGACGCCGGCAGCGGCGCGCTGGAGCAGATGGTGCTGGCTGAATATTGCGCGCCGCATTTTGCAAGTCACGTCCCGAAGCTGACGCGCGGCTTGCGCGCCAAGCTGGACACGCTGATGGAAGCGCTCAACGAGCAGTTCGGCACCTCGGCCGAATTCGAGGACCCCAAGGGCGGCATCTTCCTGTGGGTGAAATTGCCCGACCATGTCGATACGCTAAAGCTCTACCAGGCCGCCCTTGCCGCCGGCGTCGCCATCAATCCGGGCCCGGAATGGTCGACCGACAAGGCCTATGCCGGCAACCGCCTGCGGCTGTGTTTTGCAAGCCCGTCGCGTGAACAGATACGCGAGGGGGTCGCGGTACTTGCCGAAGTCTGCCGCAAGGAATTCGGCGTGCCCGCGCGCATCGCCAATGTGGAGGCACGCGCCCACATCTGAGCGTCGCGATATCCGGCACGACCACAACCTGACAGGATTTCCGGTATGGCAGGGACTCATTCCCAGCATCGCCTAGGCGTTGCACTCGTTGTGGCCGCCGCCGTGGCCTGGAGCACGGCGCCGTTCTTCACGCGGCTGTTGCCCTTCGACTCCTGGACCATCCTGTTCTGGCGAGGGCTGTTCGGCGGCGGGCTCATCGCGGCGATTCTGGCGCTGACGCAGGGCCGCGCCGGTTTGCGCGATCTGACCAGGATGGGAAGGAACGGCTGGCTGGTCGCCTCGCTGTCGACGCTTGGCATGGTGTCGTTCATTCCGGCCCTGCAGCTGACCAGCGTGTCGAACGTCGCGATCATCATCGCCACGGGCCCGTTCGTCGCCGCCGCCTTCGCCTGGCTGTGGCTTGACGAAGCCGCGCGGTGGCAAACCATGCTGGCCAGCCTTGTGGCTCTCATCGGCGTCGCCATCATCGTCGCCGACGCCCGCACCGGCTCCGACGTGCTGGGGATCGCGCTCGCCTGTTTCATGACCGTTGCGATCGCGGCCATGACGGTCACGGTCCGGCGGCACAGGCACACGCCGATGGTGGCGGCGGCCGCGATCTCGAACCTGCTGGGCAGCGTCGTCAGCATTCCCTTCGCCCACGGCATTGCCAGCGTGGCGGCAACCGACCTCGTGATCCTGGCGATGTTCGGGTTCTTTCAGGTCGCGCTGGGATTGACGCTGTTCGTGCTCGGCTCGCGGCTATTGCCGTCCGGACAGGCGACCCTGATCGCGACGCTGGAGACGCCGCTGATGCCGTTTTGGGTATGGCTGGCGTTCCAGGAGGTCCCTGCAACGCGGGCGCTCGCCGGTGGCGCGCTGGTGATGGCAGCGGTGGTCGCCGATATCGTCAACGACAGCCATGGGCAGAAGCGAGCGAGCTGATCCGCGCGGCGCCCGCCGTCATCCGTCGACGTGAAACTCGACGTTGACCTGACCGCTGCCGCTTGAGGGGAAATATTCGCAGAGCTGCTCGGCGGCGCCATGATAATCGTAGCAGCCGAGCGCCGCGAACAGCATGATGGTATCGGCCATGCCACCCTCGCCGTTGCACTTGACGGCGTAGTCCGGAAGCGCTGCCAGGGCACCGCAAACGGGGATTGGACGGATGTTGCTTACCCGTTTTCCGCAAGCCGGCGTTGATGGAGCGCGCCGCATTGCACAGCGGGATCGAAATGCTAAGGTTCGAGCACGAGTGACGTCAGGGCGCGGAGATTGGGACTTGAACGGGCAAATTAACCGACGGACGCTGGCCTGGCTGTTTGCCCCGGCCTTGGCCGTGCTCTTTTCCCTGGTGCTCCCGCGCGGCGCATCCGCGGAGACCGTGGCCCAGACCGTACTGAAGTGGGGATTGATCGGCCCATGGTCGCTGGATTGCTCGCTCAGACCAAACCGCGACAGGGGCGCGGTGCTCAACTATGAGATCGTGGGCGATGACAGGGTTGTGTTCCGGCGCGATTTCGGCGACCAGACCGATGAAAGCGAAGTCGTCACCGCTGAAATTTCCGCAGACGGCACGCTGAATCTGCGCGTATTCTTCCCGAGCCTCAAGCAAACCCGCGAATACGGCCTGACGATGCAGCCCGACGGCACCGTGCGCGCGATCTATAACCGCAACCAGAAGAACGAATACAGCATCAGGGATGGCAAATTCACCACCGATGGGAGCCCTACGCCGCCGCAGTACAAATGCAAATAACGTACGGCTGGCCCCAGGAAAACGAATGCAGCGATTGACGTGCGCATCGCGCGCCGATCGTTGCTGAACAACCGTTCAGAATTCTCTTCGGTTTCCCGGGGAACGTTCCCCGGGGATGCGATGTTTAATCCTCACTCAAACGAGGAGGACAACATGAACATGAAGAAGTTTGGTTACGTCATGGCGGCGCTGGGCGCGATCGCCATCGCCGCGCCGACGATTGCAAACGCCGAAACCGCCGTGATCAGGCACGACGCTCATCCCTACGGCGCCCGCGCCGAATTCCGTGAACATGGCGATCACGGCCGGCATGAAGGCTGGCATCGCCACCATGCCGACAGAGTCGTGGTCATCAAGCATCGCCATCACGACTACTAAAGACAAAAGGCCGACACAGGAATGGCCCCGCGAGGGGCCATTTTCCTGTACGCCGATATGCCCTGGCGTCGTCTATCCGGCAAAGTTCGTCATGCCCGGCCGTAGCAGTCTGCATTGCACAGACCGCGTAAACTTGTCTGCGATGCCGGGCATCCACGTCTACCTTCACTTACGAAACAAAGACGTGGATGGCCGGGACGAGCCCGGCCGTGACGAAAAACGGAATCGCTAGTCCCATGCCGGGGCGAAACCGGGGTTCACGCAGCGTCTGTCTTTCGGCAGGCCCGCGATCGCCTTGATGTCCTCGTCGTCGAGCCCGACATTGAGCGCGCCGAGATTGGCCTTCTGGCTTTCGGTGCGCGACGCCTTGGGGATCGCGGCGACGCCGTCCTGGTCGAGCAGCCATTTCAGCGCCACCTGCGCCGCGCTGGCGCCATGCTTGCGGCCGATCGCCATCAGCGTCGGGTCGGACGCCACCTTGCCCTGCGCCAGCGGACAATAAGCCACCAGCGGGATCGATTTCGCGGCGAGATATTTGCGCAGCGGCGTCTGATCGAGCATCACATGGTATTCGACTTGGTTGCAGGCGATCGGCGCCTTGATCTCCTCGACCACGGTCTTCAATAGCGCGACGGTGAAATTGGCGACGCCGATGGCGCGGGTGCGCCCCTCCCCCTTCAGCTTCATCAGGGTTTCGAACATCGCCGGCAGGTTCATGTTCTTCGACGGCCAGTGCACCAGATAAAGATCGACATGGTCGAGCCCGAGATTTTTCAGGCTGGTGTCGAACGAGCGACGGATCGCATCCGGCGCGAGGTTTTCGTGCCAGACCTTTGTCGTGACATGCAACTCCTTGCGCGGGAGGCCCGCTGCCGTAATGGCGGCACCGATGGGCTCCTCGTTGCCGTACATTTCCGCGGTGTCGATATGGCGGTAGCCAAGGCCGAGCGCACTTTCGACCGCCGCGCGACAAACATCGCCCTGCATGCGAAAAGTGCCGAGCCCGAGCCGCGGCAGGCTGATGCCCTGGGTTTGCAGATGTTCCATGATGACTTGCCTTTTGGGATTAGAACCCGCCGGATGAGTTTCCGGACGCCGGCGAAGGGGCGCGGGGTTGCAAGGATAGGTGAGACAGCGTACTGCCGTTTGATAGTCTGCCCGCAGAGCAGTGTCCAAATCAAGGTCGAGTGTGGCTAACGATGGTCAGCGCGTTACGACGATGGCTGGAAGCCAATGAGCTGCTTGCGATCGTCACCGGCGTGGTCGGCGGGCTGGTCGTGCTGGCGATGGTGCTGGTGTTCGGCGGCTATCTGATCGTGGCGCGCTGAGATCTTTTGTTTGACGCGTTTTCTTCACGCGAACCGGTACCCACTTCGCTCGAAAACGCTATGGATGCCGGTCAGATGTGCTGAGCCAGCAGTTTTCCGGGTCGCGCGTCCGGCCGTGGCTCGATATCGACCGACCATAGATCGCGGTTGCCGACATCCTTCAAGGTCACGGTCATGACTTCCGACCGGCCGTCGATATCGACGCGGCCGAAGAATTGCAGCCCGAAACAGGGCGCGAGATTGTCGCCCTGCTCCGCGCTGCAGCCCTTCTGGAACATCGCCTTCGGCCCGAACGTATTGTCGAGTTCGCCGGGGGACCAGGTGCCCGCATGAAGCGGGCCCGAGACGAACTCCCAGAACGGCTCGAAATCGCTGAAGACCGCGCGGTTCGGATCGTAATGATGCGCGGCCGTATAGTGCATGTCGGCGGTCAGCCACACCGTATTGCGGACGCCGGCGCGCTTGACGAATGACAACAGATCGGCGATCTCCTGCTCGCGCCGCTCCGGCGGGCCGTCGCCGAGCGCGATCGCATCGAGGCTGACCAGCCCGATCGGCAGGTCAGCGGCAATCACTTTCCAGGTCGCGTCAGAAGCAGCCAGTTCGCGCTTCAGCCACGCCAGCTGCGCCTTGCCGAGGATAAACGTATCGCTGCCATCGTCACGCCTGTTCCAGGTCGAATCGCGATAGCTGCGCATGTCGATCAGGAACACGTCGAGCAGCGGCCCGTAGGAAACCCTGCGATAGACCCGGCCGGCTTCCTCGCGGCTCTCGCGCATCGGCATGAATTCATGAAAGGCGCGGGCCGCGCGCGCGACCAGCCGCGACGTGCCGTCCTCGCTATAGCCGGTCTCGTCGGCGCTGCCGATCGGCGACCAGTCATTGGTCACTTCGTGATCGTCCCACTGCGCGAACATCGGCACCTCCGCGTTGAAGGCGCGCAAGTTTTCGTCGAGCAGATTGTATTTATAATTGCCGCGAAACTGCGCGAGGCTGTGCGCGACCGCGGATTTCTCTTCCGTCACGATATTGCGCCAGACCTCGCCGTCAGGCAGTTTCAGCTCGGACGGCACCGGACAATCGGCGTAGATGTGATCGCCGGAATGAATGAAGAAATCGGGGCGGTTCTCCAGCATGGTGCGATAGGTGCGCATGCCGCCGCGCGAGGCATCGATGCCCCAGCCCTGCCCCGCGGTATCGCCCGACCAGACAAACGAGATCGAACGGTCGTCGGTCGGCGCGGTGCGGAAATGCCCGGTTTGTGT
This genomic window contains:
- a CDS encoding MBL fold metallo-hydrolase, translated to MADNDDVPFNRDFPLKPGVAEQVRPGVRRVLCDNPSPFTFTGTVSYIIGQGKVAIVDPGPDNEEHAAALLDAVRNETVTHILVTHTHRDHSPNTARIKAATGATVYAEGPHRASRPRFESEKHSPESGADRDFRPDVEVRDGELIEGAGWALEAVATPGHTANHLAFAWPDRKLSFVGDHVMGWSTSIVAPPDGSMVDYMASLDRLASREEDLYFSGHGPEIPQGPRYVRFLIRHRQAREASILHRLAKGEADIPTIVRAVYIGIDPRLTNAAGYSVLAHLEDLVARGIVATDGDPVIGGRYRLANGE
- a CDS encoding acyl-CoA dehydrogenase, with translation MSVRPQTKDKPSAVNFQWDDPFMLDEQLTEDERMIRDTARAYAQDKLAPRITKAYLEEKTDREIFNEMGELGLIGITLPEEYGCANASYVAYGLVAREIERVDSGYRSMNSVQSSLVMHPIYAYGDENQRKKYLPKLATGEWVGCFGLTEPDAGSDPGGMKTRAEKTSDGYRLTGSKMWISNAPIADVFVVWAKSAEHNNQIRGFILEKGMKGLSAPKIGGKLSLRASVTGEIVMEGVEVPESALLPNVSGLKGPFGCLNRARYGISWGVMGAAEDCMHRARQYTLDRKQFNRPLAATQLVQKKLADMQTEIALGLQASLRVGRLMDEGKMAPEMISIVKRNNCGKALDIARVSRDMHGGNGIQIEYHVMRHTANLETVNTYEGTHDVHALILGRAITGIQAFS
- the ribB gene encoding 3,4-dihydroxy-2-butanone-4-phosphate synthase, which translates into the protein MADPIQEVLHAFAQGELVVVTDDEDREGEGDLIVAASLCTAEKMAFIIRHTSGIVCAPITGEDARRLRLDPMVAHNESSHTTAFTVSIDYKSDGGTGISADERASCCRALSNPNVGASDFARPGHVFPLIARDGGVLLRSGHTEAAVDLCKLSGLPPVGVISELMNDDGTVMKGEQVARFAAHHKLKHVTIADMIAYRQAREKLIERVSTFTTDSPIGPLQGYAYRSPFDSIAHVAFVYNGIGDGRNVLTRFHKPNIVKELFTGPKRMQAVLEHFKKEGRGVLIYLRDGAAGVPVNPLPEEKSAEADRNRQWREVGVGAQILRDLGVSSIRNLTTSVHDYKGLSGFGIEIVSSEQLEG
- a CDS encoding PLP-dependent aminotransferase family protein — protein: MTSATFDFAPLLPAGLPAPAAKWTGLAKYSFVGGNNDPDQVPVEGLIEAVNAVLRREGKTLATYGLASGPQGYRPLREFLTGKLKHDAGIDCAADDILIVSGSLQALDLVNATLLARGDTVIIERDTYQGALNRLTRLGVSAVGIPLDQDGMRMDALAETLSDLTRRGIIPKYIYTIPTVQNPTGTIMPKARRTELLKLSQQYGVPIFEDDCYADLIWDGKRPPALYAMSTTGGVIHIGSFSKSIAPALRVGYIVAPWAMLSRILAMKTDAGSGALEQMVLAEYCAPHFASHVPKLTRGLRAKLDTLMEALNEQFGTSAEFEDPKGGIFLWVKLPDHVDTLKLYQAALAAGVAINPGPEWSTDKAYAGNRLRLCFASPSREQIREGVAVLAEVCRKEFGVPARIANVEARAHI
- a CDS encoding DMT family transporter, with product MAGTHSQHRLGVALVVAAAVAWSTAPFFTRLLPFDSWTILFWRGLFGGGLIAAILALTQGRAGLRDLTRMGRNGWLVASLSTLGMVSFIPALQLTSVSNVAIIIATGPFVAAAFAWLWLDEAARWQTMLASLVALIGVAIIVADARTGSDVLGIALACFMTVAIAAMTVTVRRHRHTPMVAAAAISNLLGSVVSIPFAHGIASVAATDLVILAMFGFFQVALGLTLFVLGSRLLPSGQATLIATLETPLMPFWVWLAFQEVPATRALAGGALVMAAVVADIVNDSHGQKRAS
- a CDS encoding aldo/keto reductase, which encodes MEHLQTQGISLPRLGLGTFRMQGDVCRAAVESALGLGYRHIDTAEMYGNEEPIGAAITAAGLPRKELHVTTKVWHENLAPDAIRRSFDTSLKNLGLDHVDLYLVHWPSKNMNLPAMFETLMKLKGEGRTRAIGVANFTVALLKTVVEEIKAPIACNQVEYHVMLDQTPLRKYLAAKSIPLVAYCPLAQGKVASDPTLMAIGRKHGASAAQVALKWLLDQDGVAAIPKASRTESQKANLGALNVGLDDEDIKAIAGLPKDRRCVNPGFAPAWD
- a CDS encoding alkaline phosphatase D family protein → MAIAIRGKRGLTRRHLLVRSASTLALAGLGSLAKPYLSRAADRPRITCGLQSGDVSTNSAMVWARADRPARMRVEYSTRERFDTILGAASADALPDRDFTSKILLEGLPPGQDIFYRVRFEDISGIPGETQTGHFRTAPTDDRSISFVWSGDTAGQGWGIDASRGGMRTYRTMLENRPDFFIHSGDHIYADCPVPSELKLPDGEVWRNIVTEEKSAVAHSLAQFRGNYKYNLLDENLRAFNAEVPMFAQWDDHEVTNDWSPIGSADETGYSEDGTSRLVARAARAFHEFMPMRESREEAGRVYRRVSYGPLLDVFLIDMRSYRDSTWNRRDDGSDTFILGKAQLAWLKRELAASDATWKVIAADLPIGLVSLDAIALGDGPPERREQEIADLLSFVKRAGVRNTVWLTADMHYTAAHHYDPNRAVFSDFEPFWEFVSGPLHAGTWSPGELDNTFGPKAMFQKGCSAEQGDNLAPCFGLQFFGRVDIDGRSEVMTVTLKDVGNRDLWSVDIEPRPDARPGKLLAQHI